Proteins from a single region of Trichomycterus rosablanca isolate fTriRos1 chromosome 16, fTriRos1.hap1, whole genome shotgun sequence:
- the LOC134330870 gene encoding collagen alpha-1(XXIII) chain, with protein MDPTCFLSTSQADGGGVMGLPAHATSAGLLSNQILTVKGDQGQAGPPGPPGPPGAPGPMGPPGNTGKDGPQGLTGQPGLPGGDGNEGPRGPPGVKGEVGEPGVTGIQGPPGLKGDQGVPGDEGKRGMDGVPGVKGEKGDTGTPGLQGVPVITENIVQGPPGPPGPPGELGEKGEAGIPGLPGLEGIQGPQGEKGEAGVAGEKGEMGQPGPAGADGQKGEKGDSRIEDNLAQIIPLPGPPGPPGLQGIMGFAGMPGQKGEPGEAIKGEKGEVGETGPPGPRGPQGFSGANGLVGLPGAKGEKGKQGEPGIDGFPGLPGTKGDKGDRGEKGERGLVGKKGLKGQKGEQGPPGLDQPCPVDRDGLPIPGCWHKNGSFESSVEIYFDSHMDWLSAGWIQ; from the exons GGTGATCAGGGTCAGGCAGGGCCTCCTGGTCCACCAGGGCCTCCTGGAGCACCGGGCCCAATGGGGCCTCCAGGTAACACAGGCAAAGACGGACCCCAGGGCCTCACAGGACAGCCA GGCCTTCCTGGAGGAGATGGAAATGAG GGTCCAAGAGGGCCACCTGGTGTAAAG GGTGAAGTTGGAGAGCCTGGCGTAACTGGAATTCAAGGCCCACCAGGGCTGAAG GGAGATCAGGGTGTGCCAGGTGATGAAGGAAAAAGGGGCATGGATGGAGTCCCGGGCGTAAAG GGAGAAAAAGGAGACACTGGGACTCCGGGACTACAG GGTGTTCCTGTTATTACTGAGAACATCGTGCAG GGTCCACCTGGCCCACCAGGGCCTCCTGGGGAGCTAGGAGAAAAG GGTGAGGCTGGCATTCCCGGGCTACCTGGATTAGAGGGCATACAG GGTCCTCAGGGCGAAAAGGGAGAGGCTGGAGTAGCAGGAGAAAAAGGAGAGATGGGTCAGCCTGGACCAGCG gGTGCTGATGGGCAGAAAGGGGAGAAGGGAGACTCCAGGATCGAAGACAATCtg GCTCAGATTATCCCACTGCCTGGCCCTCCAGGACCACCTGGCCTTCAAGGCATTATG GGTTTTGCTGGAATGCCTGGCCAAAAG GGGGAGCCAGGTGAGGCGATAAAAGGAGAGAAGGGAGAAGTGGGAGAGACAGGTCCACCAGGGCCAAGG GGTCCTCAAGGGTTTTCTGGTGCTAATGGATTGGTGGGTCTACCAGGTGCCAAGGGCGAAAAG GGAAAACAAGGAGAACCTGGAATTGAT GGTTTCCCAGGCCTACCAGGAACCAAGGGTGACAAGGGTGACCGAGGAGAAAAG GGTGAAAGAGGCTTAGTGGGGAAAAAGGGTCTAAAAGGACAGAAAGGAGAGCAGGGGCCTCCAGGACTGGACCAGCCATGTCCTGTG GACCGAGACGGACTGCCAATACCAGGTTGCTGGCATAAG AATGGCAGTTTTGAGAGTTCAGTTGAAATATACTTTGACTCACACATGGACTGGCTAAGTGCAGGTTGGATCCAATAA